The genomic segment AACTTCTCGAACGCCGTGGATGGAATGTCGTCCGGCGACATGACCCGTCGCGACATGATGAAGGCCGCTGCCGCCGGCACCCTCGGCGTCGGTGCGGTCTACTTCGGCTACAAAGAACTGGCCGCCGCACCGGTCCGCGTCGCCTTTATCGGGACTGGCGACGAGGGCAACATTCTGCTCACGGAACATCCCAGTGAGTACATGGATGTCGTGGCAATCGCTGACCTCCGTCCCACAAACCGCGAACGCGCCTTCAAAGGGGACGGCAATGAGAACCGCAAGGGATTGATCAACGTTCTGGGGGTCGAAAAGGCCGGCAAGATCGAACGGTTCAGCAGCCATAAAGAACTGCTCGACAATGCCAAACGCCTCAACATCGAAGCCGTGGTGATCGCCACGCCGCTGGTGACACATGCACCGATCGCCATCGACTGCCTGGACGCCGGGCTGCATGTGCTGACCGAAAAGCTCATGGCCCGCACGATCACCAAGTGCAAAGAGATGATCCGCAAGGCCAAGGAAAAGAATCTGTTGCTGGCGGTCGGCCATCAGCGGCATTACAGCGTCCTCTATCACAACGCCAACTCGATTGTGCAGAGCGGACTGCTGGGGGATATCAAGCACATCCGCGCCCAGTGGCATCGCAACAACAGCTTCCCGCATGGCGACAGTTGGGTGAAAGACGTTCCCAAAGCCGACGCCGCAGGGCTGAAAGACGTCAACCTGAAAGACTTTCAGTTCGAAGACGTCAACAAACTGGTCAACTGGCGGCTGTTTAATGAAACCGGCGGCGGCCTGATGGCCGAACTCGGCAGCCACCAGATGGATGCCTGCAGCATCTTCCTCGGCAAGGTGCATCCGATCGCCGTGCTCGGGTATGGCGGCAAGAACTTTTACGGCATTGACGGGGTCGGACCCAGCGACAAGTGGAAAGACAATCGCGAAATCGACGACGCCATCTACGTCACGTTCGAGTTCCCCGGCAAGCACTACGAACAGAATGACCGCGACATCTGCGTGGTCACCTATTCGTCGATCAGCACGAACAAGTTCGAGCCTTACGGCGAAATCGTCTACGGCAGCCGCGGCACGCTGTTCATGAAGACCGAAAAAGAAGCGATGCTGTGGAAGGAAGAAGGCCGCGGCAGTTCCGGCGGCGGGCCTGATCAGCGTTTGTGGGTGGTCTCCGGCAGTGCCGCAGGCGGCGGACCGGTCCTGGAAGCCTATGAAACGACATCGGGCGCCGGTAAAGGAGGCGCTGGAGGCGCCGATTGGGCGACCAACGTCAGCCGCGGCTACAAGGAAGAGATGGAGCACTTCTGCTACGCCATCCGCAACCAGGGACCGACCTATTGGCCGAACGGCCAGCCGCTCCCGCCGAAAGACGGCGGTCTCCGCTGTAACGGCGTGATCGCCATGGCCGACGCCATCATGGCCATGACCGCCAACCTCGCCATGTCCACCCGAAAACGGATCGAGTTCAAACCGGAATGGTTCGATCCCGATAGCGACGCGGTTCCCGAAACCGACAAAG from the Planctomicrobium piriforme genome contains:
- a CDS encoding Gfo/Idh/MocA family protein; this encodes MVLTPEQEGIGKENFSNAVDGMSSGDMTRRDMMKAAAAGTLGVGAVYFGYKELAAAPVRVAFIGTGDEGNILLTEHPSEYMDVVAIADLRPTNRERAFKGDGNENRKGLINVLGVEKAGKIERFSSHKELLDNAKRLNIEAVVIATPLVTHAPIAIDCLDAGLHVLTEKLMARTITKCKEMIRKAKEKNLLLAVGHQRHYSVLYHNANSIVQSGLLGDIKHIRAQWHRNNSFPHGDSWVKDVPKADAAGLKDVNLKDFQFEDVNKLVNWRLFNETGGGLMAELGSHQMDACSIFLGKVHPIAVLGYGGKNFYGIDGVGPSDKWKDNREIDDAIYVTFEFPGKHYEQNDRDICVVTYSSISTNKFEPYGEIVYGSRGTLFMKTEKEAMLWKEEGRGSSGGGPDQRLWVVSGSAAGGGPVLEAYETTSGAGKGGAGGADWATNVSRGYKEEMEHFCYAIRNQGPTYWPNGQPLPPKDGGLRCNGVIAMADAIMAMTANLAMSTRKRIEFKPEWFDPDSDAVPETDKDVVG